The following proteins are encoded in a genomic region of Cryptomeria japonica chromosome 11, Sugi_1.0, whole genome shotgun sequence:
- the LOC131068775 gene encoding NAC domain-containing protein 105, producing the protein MDSTQSHVPPGFRFHPTDEELVGYYLKKKVASKRIDLDVIRDIDLYRLEPWDLQERCRIGYEEQTEWYFFSHKDKKYPTGTRTNRATVAGFWKATGRDKAIYAKMKLIGMRKTLVFYKGRAPNGQKTDWIMHEYRLETDENGPPQEEGWVVCRAFKKRTSVQNKLKVIDLDSASFYEDQSAFLPELGSANTNFTQGVHQFGYQNPFTCKQELEQLDYQFQHDPFLQLPQLESPKLACNTNSSSTSADKRPEYNEYSMTRLLESANIEDLLTQSGRSSREVLVQQQQQQQQQQIIGPMYMEEQVTDWRMLDKFVASQLSQSQDEFSDEVSALYNPMSADMQALVRRQSRLPQTPDYAAASSSHCDDNIWAFGK; encoded by the exons ATGGATAGTACGCAATCTCATGTTCCTCCGGGATTCAGGTTCCATCCTACGGATGAAGAGCTCGTAGGTTATTATCTTAAGAAGAAAGTTGCCTCTAAAAGAATTGATTTGGACGTCATTAGAGACATTGATCTTTACAGACTTGAGCCCTGGGATCTCCAAG AGCGGTGCAGGATAGGTTATGAAGAACAAACTGAATGGTATTTCTTCAGTCATAAGGATAAAAAGTATCCCACAGGTACACGAACAAACAGGGCTACTGTAGCTGGTTTTTGGAAAGCCACAGGCAGAGACAAAGCAATTTATGCAAAGATGAAACTCATTGGCATGAGAAAGACATTGGTGTTCTACAAAGGCCGTGCACCCAATGGTCAGAAGACTGACTGGATTATGCATGAATATAGGCTTGAGACAGACGAGAATGGTCCTCCACAG GAAGAAGGATGGGTTGTTTGCCGTGCCTTTAAGAAACGAACCAGTGTCCAAAACAAGCTTAAAGTAATAGATTTGGACTCAGCTTCTTTTTATGAAGATCAGTCCGCTTTCTTACCTGAACTAGGTTCTGCAAATACCAATTTTACACAGGGAGTACACCAATTCGGATACCAAAATCCATTTACCTGCAAGCAAGAGCTTGAACAACTTGACTACCAATTTCAGCATGACCCATTTCTCCAACTGCCTCAACTGGAGAGCCCAAAACTTGCTTGTAATACTAATTCTTCTTCTACTTCTGCTGACAAAAGGCCTGAATACAATGAATACTCCATGACACGTTTGTTAGAGTCTGCTAACATAGAAGACCTTCTAACACAGTCAGGACGTAGTTCCAGAGAAGTACTAGTACAACAGCAACAGCAACAGCAGCAGCAACAAATTATAGGTCCAATGTACATGGAAGAGCAGGTCACAGACTGGAGAATGCTGGACAAATTCGTTGCATCACAGCTGAGTCAGAGTCAGGATGAATTTTCTGATGAAGTGAGTGCTTTGTATAATCCCATGTCAGCTGATATGCAGGCTTTAGTTCGCCGTCAGAGTAGGCTGCCACAAACACCAGATTATGCAGCAGCATCCAGCTCTCATTGTGATGACAACATATGGGCTTTTGGAAAATAA